In Triplophysa rosa linkage group LG18, Trosa_1v2, whole genome shotgun sequence, a genomic segment contains:
- the tdrkh gene encoding tudor and KH domain-containing protein isoform X2: MAQGSKMDVDIPKPRVIVNYNPTSLFSQWSLPANPTQVMAAVRDGPWKSLSSGKKVALAAGISVGATVGYLVYRHIRNSSVRTQIKEESAISIPLDVYRSIARYQSNFLDIVNQKSGALINVLPNTGDQSSVNFLIQGSHEQVLWAQCALEKLATDCEVINDFIEVPQMAFGRIIGRGGDTVKFINRISGARVNCSRDRGQTLEEKGKITITGTRKEVQNAKEMIMEKVLESETVRKRISQSSALRQKRKPPEIEHFNKAQGAENELLKLDSKDIPSRGSDLKQDRLAVNGFVDGSDASENSLKLEEALSPVSPLEISKFEIPSPDLSFQPDEHLEVYVSASEHPQHFWIQILGVRSLQLDKLTEEMSRFYNSDTSQEFRVETIVVGDIVAATYRDYGKWNRARVLGNLNSGLVDLYYVDFGDNGELQREHLRSMRSDFLSLPFQAIECSLAGVRPAGEVWTEAALDDFDRMTYCAEWKPLLAKLCSYSHSEVSSWPSVKLYDNSEGKKSPPFLEVWMTLLMRNSTDTRPKTWMPWYREQSLPTFNIQHMLPTLNKSLT, from the exons ATGGCCCAAGGGTCCAAAATGGATGTGGACATCCCTAAACCCCGTGTGATTGTCAACTACAACCCCACGTCTCTGTTTTCTCA GTGGAGTTTACCGGCAAACCCGACCCAAGTGATGGCCGCGGTGCGAGACGGCCCGTGGAAGAGCCTAAGCTCGGGGAAGAAAGTGGCTTTGGCCGCAGGCATCTCTGTGGGGGCCACGGTGGGCTACCTTGTTTACCGGCACATTCGAAACAGCAGCG TACGGACACAAATCAAAGAAGAATCAGCAATATCTATTCCGCTTGATGTGTACCGATCTATTGCAAGATACCAGAGCAACTTTCTGGACATA GTGAATCAAAAGTCTGGCGCTCTGATAAACGTGCTACCCAACACTGGCGATCAGAGCTCGGTGAATTTTCTCATCCAGGGTTCACATGAGCAGGTTCTTTGGGCGCAGTGTGCTCTGGAGAAATTGGCCACCGACTGTGAggtcatcaatgatttcattgAAGTGCCTCAAATGGCATTTGGGCGGATCATAG GTCGGGGCGGGGACACCGTGAAGTTCATTAACAGGATCTCAGGGGCCAGGGTGAACTGCTCCAGAGATCGTGGGCAGACCTTAGAGGAGAAGGGCAAGATTACGATTACTGGCACACGCAAGGAAGTTCAAAATGCAAAG GAGATGATCATGGAGAAGGTCTTGGAGAGTGAAACCGTACGAAAGCGGATAAGTCAATCCTCTGCACTTCGTCAGAAAAGGAAACCACCCGAGATAGAgcattttaacaaagctcaAGGGGCGGAGAATGAGTTGTTAAAGCTTGATAGCAAAGATATACCTTCCCGGGGGTCTGATCTTAAACAAGACAGACTTGCGGTGAACGGCTTTGTAGACGGCAGTGATGCGTCTGAAAATTCCCTCAAGTTGGAGGAGGCTCTCTCTCCAGTCTCGCCTTTGGAGATCTCAAAATTTGAAA TCCCCAGTCCAGACCTGAGCTTCCAGCCCGATGAACACCTTGAGGTCTATGTGTCTGCTTCTGAACATCCTCAACACTTCTGGATCCAGATTCTGGGGGTCCGATCTCTGCAGCTGGATAAATTGACGGAAGAAATGAGCCGCTTCTACAACAGTGACACCTCACAG GAATTCAGAGTGGAGACTATTGTTGTTGGAGACATAGTGGCTGCTACATACAGGGACTACGGCAAGTGGAATCGTGCTAGAGTTTTGGGAAATCTGAATTCTGGCTTGGTGGATTTGTATTATGTGGACTTTGGAGACAATGGGGAGCTACAGCGGGAACATTTACGAAGCATGAG AAGTGACTTCCTGAGCCTCCCTTTCCAAGCTATTGAATGCAGTCTTGCAGGAGTTCGTCCTGCAG GAGAGGTTTGGACAGAAGCCGCACTAGATGACTTTGATCGCATGACATACTGTGCTGAATGGAAACCTTTACTGGCTAAACTGTGCAGCTACTCTCATTCGGAGGTGTCGTCCTGGCCCAGTGTAAAACTCTACGATAACAGCGAGGGCAAG AAGTCGCCTCCATTTCTGGAAGTGTGGATGACACTATTGATGAGGAATTCAACTGACACCAGACCAAAGACTTGGATGCCTTGGTATCG AGAGCAGTCGTTGCCCACATTTAACATTCAGCACATGCTTCCGACGCTGAACAAGAGCCTTACTTGA
- the mbtd1 gene encoding MBT domain-containing protein 1 isoform X2, with amino-acid sequence MENPRDMAEHTPRSERKRRDSFGMFDGYDSCSEDSSSSSSSVDSEDEVPSIPASLPIIKNNGQVYTYPDGKAGMATCEMCGMVGVRDAFYSKTKRFCSVSCSRSYSSNSKKASILARLQGKPPTKKSKVLQKQPLMAKLAAYAQYQANQQNQAKSKSVVPVEGFDWGQYVCSNNLLGAPVSSFKHVPMGLCWGDIAEGVRVEVLNSDTNLSTKVYWVAEIVKLAGFKALLRYEGFDNDTSRDFWCNLCIPEIHPVGWCASSGKPLVPPKSIQHKYSNWKAFLVKRLTGAKTLPADFATKVHENMQYPFKKLMRVEVVDKTHLCRTRVALVEQVIGGRLRLVYEESQDGTDDFWCHMFSPLIHSIGWSRSIGHRFKRSEVSKKIEGQMDAPSQLFIKVKDVDQNGDWFKDGMKLEAIDPLNLSAICVATVRKVLADGYLMIGIDGSEAADGSDWFCYHSTSPSIFPVGFCEINSIDFTPPRGYTKLPFKWFDYLREVGAVAAPVKLFNKEVPNHGFRTGMKLEAVDLMEPRLVCVATVTRIVHRLLRIHFDGWEDEYDQWVDCESPDLYPIGWCQLTGYQLQPPAAQTIRETPPNVSKQKKKAAQYKGQKKKASLQLKEETPEIDEFTFSQGISDQESNGSGSYYIRQEP; translated from the exons ATGGAAAATCCGAGAGATATG GCTGAGCACACCCCCCGCTCAGAGCGGAAGAGGAGAGATTCGTTTGGGATGTTTGATGGGTATGACAGCTGCAGTGAAGACAGCAGTAGCAGCTCGAGCTCAGTGGACAGTGAGGATGAGGTGCCGAGCATCCCCGCCAGCTTGCCTATCATCAAAAACAACGGCCAGGTGTACACCTACCCTGATGGAAAAGCAGGAATGG CGACCTGTGAGATGTGTGGCATGGTTGGTGTTCGGGATGCTTTCTACTCTAAAACAAAGAGATTCTGCAGTGTGTCCTGCTCTAGAAGCTATTCCTCCAATTCTAAAAAGGCCAGTATACTGGCGAGACTTCAG GGTAAACCACCAACTAAAAAGTCAAAGGTCTTACAGAAACAGCCATTAATGGCAAAGTTGGCAGCTTATGCACAGTATCAAGCAAATCAACAGAACCAAGCTAAATCAAAATCAG TGGTTCCTGTTGAAGGCTTTGACTGGGGTCAATACGTCTGTAGCAATAATCTGCTTGGGGCACCGGTCAGCAGTTTTAAACAT GTGCCCATGGGTTTGTGCTGGGGTGACATCGCTGAGGGAGTGAGGGTGGAGGTCCTGAACTCAGACACAAACCTCTCCACAAAAGTTTACTGGGTAGCAGAGATTGTCAAACTGGCAG GCTTTAAAGCTCTCCTCCGTTATGAGGGTTTTGATAACGACACAAGCAGAGACTTCTGGTGTAATCTGTGTATCCCAGAAATCCACCCTGTTGGATGGTGTGCTTCTAGTGGAAAACCACTGGTTCCTCCTAAAT CCATCCAACACAAGTATTCAAACTGGAAGGCATTTCTTGTGAAACGACTCACTGGAGCCAAAACACTTCCAGCGGATTTTGCCACAAAG GTGCATGAGAACATGCAGTACCCGTTTAAGAAACTAATGCGTGTGGAAGTGGTGGATAAGACCCACCTGTGCCGGACACGTGTGGCCCTGGTGGAACAGGTGATCGGTGGGCGTCTGCGTCTGGTCTACGAGGAGAGTCAAGATGGCACTGATGACTTTTGGTGTCACATGTTCAGTCCACTCATCCACTCCATCGGCTGGTCCCGAAGCATCGGACACCGTTTTAAAAGATCTG aagTGTCGAAGAAAATCGAGGGACAGATGGATGCTCCTTCACAGTTGTTTATTAAG GTGAAGGATGTAGACCAGAACGGTGATTGGTTCAAAGACGGGATGAAGTTAGAGGCGATAGACCCTCTCAATCTTTCAGCTATATGTGTTGCTACTGTACGAAAG GTATTGGCAGACGGGTACCTTATGATCGGGATTGATGGGTCTGAGGCTGCCGATGGCTCAGACTGGTTCTGCTACCACTCCACCTCACCCTCCATCTTTCCTGTCGGCTTCTGTGAAATCAACAGCATCGATTTCACGCCCCCAAGAG GGTACACCAAACTCCCTTTCAAATGGTTCGACTACCTCAGAGAAGTGGGTGCAGTCGCAGCCCCTGTGAAGCTCTTTAACAAA GAAGTGCCGAATCACGGTTTCCGCACAGGGATGAAACTGGAGGCAGTGGACCTGATGGAGCCGCGACTGGTGTGTGTTGCCACGGTAACCAGGATCGTCCACAGACTCCTGCGCATTCACTTTGACGGCTGGGAGGATGAGTACGATCAGTGGGTGGACTGTGAGTCTCCAGATCTCTACCCTATAGGCTGGTGCCAACTGACCGGATATCAGCTACAGCCCCCCGCCGCACAGA CCATAAGAGAAACACCACCGAATGTCTCGAAACAGAAAAAGAAGGCTGCACAGTATAAAGGACAAAAGAAAA AAGCCTCACTGCAGTTAAAAGAGGAGACTCCAGAGATCGATGAGTTCACCTTCTCACAGGGCATCTCAGACCAGGAAAGCAACGGCTCAGGCAGTTATTACATCCGACAGGAGCCCTGA
- the tdrkh gene encoding tudor and KH domain-containing protein isoform X3: protein MAAVRDGPWKSLSSGKKVALAAGISVGATVGYLVYRHIRNSSVRTQIKEESAISIPLDVYRSIARYQSNFLDIVNQKSGALINVLPNTGDQSSVNFLIQGSHEQVLWAQCALEKLATDCEVINDFIEVPQMAFGRIIGRGGDTVKFINRISGARVNCSRDRGQTLEEKGKITITGTRKEVQNAKEMIMEKVLESETVRKRISQSSALRQKRKPPEIEHFNKAQGAENELLKLDSKDIPSRGSDLKQDRLAVNGFVDGSDASENSLKLEEALSPVSPLEISKFEIPSPDLSFQPDEHLEVYVSASEHPQHFWIQILGVRSLQLDKLTEEMSRFYNSDTSQEFRVETIVVGDIVAATYRDYGKWNRARVLGNLNSGLVDLYYVDFGDNGELQREHLRSMRSDFLSLPFQAIECSLAGVRPAGEVWTEAALDDFDRMTYCAEWKPLLAKLCSYSHSEVSSWPSVKLYDNSEGKALDLGKELIRLGHAVNCENEGFGLRGEWDESRSLQKMLDDMTGASSELSMSCISLSEVASISGSVDDTIDEEFN from the exons ATGGCCGCGGTGCGAGACGGCCCGTGGAAGAGCCTAAGCTCGGGGAAGAAAGTGGCTTTGGCCGCAGGCATCTCTGTGGGGGCCACGGTGGGCTACCTTGTTTACCGGCACATTCGAAACAGCAGCG TACGGACACAAATCAAAGAAGAATCAGCAATATCTATTCCGCTTGATGTGTACCGATCTATTGCAAGATACCAGAGCAACTTTCTGGACATA GTGAATCAAAAGTCTGGCGCTCTGATAAACGTGCTACCCAACACTGGCGATCAGAGCTCGGTGAATTTTCTCATCCAGGGTTCACATGAGCAGGTTCTTTGGGCGCAGTGTGCTCTGGAGAAATTGGCCACCGACTGTGAggtcatcaatgatttcattgAAGTGCCTCAAATGGCATTTGGGCGGATCATAG GTCGGGGCGGGGACACCGTGAAGTTCATTAACAGGATCTCAGGGGCCAGGGTGAACTGCTCCAGAGATCGTGGGCAGACCTTAGAGGAGAAGGGCAAGATTACGATTACTGGCACACGCAAGGAAGTTCAAAATGCAAAG GAGATGATCATGGAGAAGGTCTTGGAGAGTGAAACCGTACGAAAGCGGATAAGTCAATCCTCTGCACTTCGTCAGAAAAGGAAACCACCCGAGATAGAgcattttaacaaagctcaAGGGGCGGAGAATGAGTTGTTAAAGCTTGATAGCAAAGATATACCTTCCCGGGGGTCTGATCTTAAACAAGACAGACTTGCGGTGAACGGCTTTGTAGACGGCAGTGATGCGTCTGAAAATTCCCTCAAGTTGGAGGAGGCTCTCTCTCCAGTCTCGCCTTTGGAGATCTCAAAATTTGAAA TCCCCAGTCCAGACCTGAGCTTCCAGCCCGATGAACACCTTGAGGTCTATGTGTCTGCTTCTGAACATCCTCAACACTTCTGGATCCAGATTCTGGGGGTCCGATCTCTGCAGCTGGATAAATTGACGGAAGAAATGAGCCGCTTCTACAACAGTGACACCTCACAG GAATTCAGAGTGGAGACTATTGTTGTTGGAGACATAGTGGCTGCTACATACAGGGACTACGGCAAGTGGAATCGTGCTAGAGTTTTGGGAAATCTGAATTCTGGCTTGGTGGATTTGTATTATGTGGACTTTGGAGACAATGGGGAGCTACAGCGGGAACATTTACGAAGCATGAG AAGTGACTTCCTGAGCCTCCCTTTCCAAGCTATTGAATGCAGTCTTGCAGGAGTTCGTCCTGCAG GAGAGGTTTGGACAGAAGCCGCACTAGATGACTTTGATCGCATGACATACTGTGCTGAATGGAAACCTTTACTGGCTAAACTGTGCAGCTACTCTCATTCGGAGGTGTCGTCCTGGCCCAGTGTAAAACTCTACGATAACAGCGAGGGCAAG GCTTTGGATCTGGGTAAAGAGCTGATTCGTCTCGGTCATGCCGTGAACTGTGAGAATGAAGGATTTGGCTTGAGGGGAGAGTGGGATGAGTCCAGATCACTCCAGAAGATGCTG GATGACATGACAGGAGCAAGCTCAGAACTCAGTATGTCCTGCATCAGTTTGTCAG AAGTCGCCTCCATTTCTGGAAGTGTGGATGACACTATTGATGAGGAATTCAACTGA
- the mbtd1 gene encoding MBT domain-containing protein 1 isoform X1: MENPRDMAEHTPRSERKRRDSFGMFDGYDSCSEDSSSSSSSVDSEDEVPSIPASLPIIKNNGQVYTYPDGKAGMATCEMCGMVGVRDAFYSKTKRFCSVSCSRSYSSNSKKASILARLQGKPPTKKSKVLQKQPLMAKLAAYAQYQANQQNQAKSKSVVPVEGFDWGQYVCSNNLLGAPVSSFKHVPMGLCWGDIAEGVRVEVLNSDTNLSTKVYWVAEIVKLAGFKALLRYEGFDNDTSRDFWCNLCIPEIHPVGWCASSGKPLVPPKSIQHKYSNWKAFLVKRLTGAKTLPADFATKVHENMQYPFKKLMRVEVVDKTHLCRTRVALVEQVIGGRLRLVYEESQDGTDDFWCHMFSPLIHSIGWSRSIGHRFKRSEVSKKIEGQMDAPSQLFIKVKDVDQNGDWFKDGMKLEAIDPLNLSAICVATVRKVLADGYLMIGIDGSEAADGSDWFCYHSTSPSIFPVGFCEINSIDFTPPRGYTKLPFKWFDYLREVGAVAAPVKLFNKEVPNHGFRTGMKLEAVDLMEPRLVCVATVTRIVHRLLRIHFDGWEDEYDQWVDCESPDLYPIGWCQLTGYQLQPPAAQTIRETPPNVSKQKKKAAQYKGQKKKRKIPVGRRPIRLGGPLRRRSFSGDEEQTPPHYLSHYSGSGPPPASGVEHDHALNSEASLQLKEETPEIDEFTFSQGISDQESNGSGSYYIRQEP; the protein is encoded by the exons ATGGAAAATCCGAGAGATATG GCTGAGCACACCCCCCGCTCAGAGCGGAAGAGGAGAGATTCGTTTGGGATGTTTGATGGGTATGACAGCTGCAGTGAAGACAGCAGTAGCAGCTCGAGCTCAGTGGACAGTGAGGATGAGGTGCCGAGCATCCCCGCCAGCTTGCCTATCATCAAAAACAACGGCCAGGTGTACACCTACCCTGATGGAAAAGCAGGAATGG CGACCTGTGAGATGTGTGGCATGGTTGGTGTTCGGGATGCTTTCTACTCTAAAACAAAGAGATTCTGCAGTGTGTCCTGCTCTAGAAGCTATTCCTCCAATTCTAAAAAGGCCAGTATACTGGCGAGACTTCAG GGTAAACCACCAACTAAAAAGTCAAAGGTCTTACAGAAACAGCCATTAATGGCAAAGTTGGCAGCTTATGCACAGTATCAAGCAAATCAACAGAACCAAGCTAAATCAAAATCAG TGGTTCCTGTTGAAGGCTTTGACTGGGGTCAATACGTCTGTAGCAATAATCTGCTTGGGGCACCGGTCAGCAGTTTTAAACAT GTGCCCATGGGTTTGTGCTGGGGTGACATCGCTGAGGGAGTGAGGGTGGAGGTCCTGAACTCAGACACAAACCTCTCCACAAAAGTTTACTGGGTAGCAGAGATTGTCAAACTGGCAG GCTTTAAAGCTCTCCTCCGTTATGAGGGTTTTGATAACGACACAAGCAGAGACTTCTGGTGTAATCTGTGTATCCCAGAAATCCACCCTGTTGGATGGTGTGCTTCTAGTGGAAAACCACTGGTTCCTCCTAAAT CCATCCAACACAAGTATTCAAACTGGAAGGCATTTCTTGTGAAACGACTCACTGGAGCCAAAACACTTCCAGCGGATTTTGCCACAAAG GTGCATGAGAACATGCAGTACCCGTTTAAGAAACTAATGCGTGTGGAAGTGGTGGATAAGACCCACCTGTGCCGGACACGTGTGGCCCTGGTGGAACAGGTGATCGGTGGGCGTCTGCGTCTGGTCTACGAGGAGAGTCAAGATGGCACTGATGACTTTTGGTGTCACATGTTCAGTCCACTCATCCACTCCATCGGCTGGTCCCGAAGCATCGGACACCGTTTTAAAAGATCTG aagTGTCGAAGAAAATCGAGGGACAGATGGATGCTCCTTCACAGTTGTTTATTAAG GTGAAGGATGTAGACCAGAACGGTGATTGGTTCAAAGACGGGATGAAGTTAGAGGCGATAGACCCTCTCAATCTTTCAGCTATATGTGTTGCTACTGTACGAAAG GTATTGGCAGACGGGTACCTTATGATCGGGATTGATGGGTCTGAGGCTGCCGATGGCTCAGACTGGTTCTGCTACCACTCCACCTCACCCTCCATCTTTCCTGTCGGCTTCTGTGAAATCAACAGCATCGATTTCACGCCCCCAAGAG GGTACACCAAACTCCCTTTCAAATGGTTCGACTACCTCAGAGAAGTGGGTGCAGTCGCAGCCCCTGTGAAGCTCTTTAACAAA GAAGTGCCGAATCACGGTTTCCGCACAGGGATGAAACTGGAGGCAGTGGACCTGATGGAGCCGCGACTGGTGTGTGTTGCCACGGTAACCAGGATCGTCCACAGACTCCTGCGCATTCACTTTGACGGCTGGGAGGATGAGTACGATCAGTGGGTGGACTGTGAGTCTCCAGATCTCTACCCTATAGGCTGGTGCCAACTGACCGGATATCAGCTACAGCCCCCCGCCGCACAGA CCATAAGAGAAACACCACCGAATGTCTCGAAACAGAAAAAGAAGGCTGCACAGTATAAAGGACAAAAGAAAA AGAGGAAGATTCCAGTTGGGAGGAGGCCGATCCGTTTGGGTGGGCCTCTGAGGAGGAGGAGCTTCTCGGGTGATGAAGAGCAGACTCCGCCCCATTACCTGTCCCACTACTCTGGGTCCGGGCCACCTCCCGCTTCAGGTGTAGAGCATGATCACGCACTCAACTCAG AAGCCTCACTGCAGTTAAAAGAGGAGACTCCAGAGATCGATGAGTTCACCTTCTCACAGGGCATCTCAGACCAGGAAAGCAACGGCTCAGGCAGTTATTACATCCGACAGGAGCCCTGA
- the tdrkh gene encoding tudor and KH domain-containing protein isoform X1 → MAQGSKMDVDIPKPRVIVNYNPTSLFSQWSLPANPTQVMAAVRDGPWKSLSSGKKVALAAGISVGATVGYLVYRHIRNSSVRTQIKEESAISIPLDVYRSIARYQSNFLDIVNQKSGALINVLPNTGDQSSVNFLIQGSHEQVLWAQCALEKLATDCEVINDFIEVPQMAFGRIIGRGGDTVKFINRISGARVNCSRDRGQTLEEKGKITITGTRKEVQNAKEMIMEKVLESETVRKRISQSSALRQKRKPPEIEHFNKAQGAENELLKLDSKDIPSRGSDLKQDRLAVNGFVDGSDASENSLKLEEALSPVSPLEISKFEIPSPDLSFQPDEHLEVYVSASEHPQHFWIQILGVRSLQLDKLTEEMSRFYNSDTSQEFRVETIVVGDIVAATYRDYGKWNRARVLGNLNSGLVDLYYVDFGDNGELQREHLRSMRSDFLSLPFQAIECSLAGVRPAGEVWTEAALDDFDRMTYCAEWKPLLAKLCSYSHSEVSSWPSVKLYDNSEGKALDLGKELIRLGHAVNCENEGFGLRGEWDESRSLQKMLDDMTGASSELSMSCISLSEVASISGSVDDTIDEEFN, encoded by the exons ATGGCCCAAGGGTCCAAAATGGATGTGGACATCCCTAAACCCCGTGTGATTGTCAACTACAACCCCACGTCTCTGTTTTCTCA GTGGAGTTTACCGGCAAACCCGACCCAAGTGATGGCCGCGGTGCGAGACGGCCCGTGGAAGAGCCTAAGCTCGGGGAAGAAAGTGGCTTTGGCCGCAGGCATCTCTGTGGGGGCCACGGTGGGCTACCTTGTTTACCGGCACATTCGAAACAGCAGCG TACGGACACAAATCAAAGAAGAATCAGCAATATCTATTCCGCTTGATGTGTACCGATCTATTGCAAGATACCAGAGCAACTTTCTGGACATA GTGAATCAAAAGTCTGGCGCTCTGATAAACGTGCTACCCAACACTGGCGATCAGAGCTCGGTGAATTTTCTCATCCAGGGTTCACATGAGCAGGTTCTTTGGGCGCAGTGTGCTCTGGAGAAATTGGCCACCGACTGTGAggtcatcaatgatttcattgAAGTGCCTCAAATGGCATTTGGGCGGATCATAG GTCGGGGCGGGGACACCGTGAAGTTCATTAACAGGATCTCAGGGGCCAGGGTGAACTGCTCCAGAGATCGTGGGCAGACCTTAGAGGAGAAGGGCAAGATTACGATTACTGGCACACGCAAGGAAGTTCAAAATGCAAAG GAGATGATCATGGAGAAGGTCTTGGAGAGTGAAACCGTACGAAAGCGGATAAGTCAATCCTCTGCACTTCGTCAGAAAAGGAAACCACCCGAGATAGAgcattttaacaaagctcaAGGGGCGGAGAATGAGTTGTTAAAGCTTGATAGCAAAGATATACCTTCCCGGGGGTCTGATCTTAAACAAGACAGACTTGCGGTGAACGGCTTTGTAGACGGCAGTGATGCGTCTGAAAATTCCCTCAAGTTGGAGGAGGCTCTCTCTCCAGTCTCGCCTTTGGAGATCTCAAAATTTGAAA TCCCCAGTCCAGACCTGAGCTTCCAGCCCGATGAACACCTTGAGGTCTATGTGTCTGCTTCTGAACATCCTCAACACTTCTGGATCCAGATTCTGGGGGTCCGATCTCTGCAGCTGGATAAATTGACGGAAGAAATGAGCCGCTTCTACAACAGTGACACCTCACAG GAATTCAGAGTGGAGACTATTGTTGTTGGAGACATAGTGGCTGCTACATACAGGGACTACGGCAAGTGGAATCGTGCTAGAGTTTTGGGAAATCTGAATTCTGGCTTGGTGGATTTGTATTATGTGGACTTTGGAGACAATGGGGAGCTACAGCGGGAACATTTACGAAGCATGAG AAGTGACTTCCTGAGCCTCCCTTTCCAAGCTATTGAATGCAGTCTTGCAGGAGTTCGTCCTGCAG GAGAGGTTTGGACAGAAGCCGCACTAGATGACTTTGATCGCATGACATACTGTGCTGAATGGAAACCTTTACTGGCTAAACTGTGCAGCTACTCTCATTCGGAGGTGTCGTCCTGGCCCAGTGTAAAACTCTACGATAACAGCGAGGGCAAG GCTTTGGATCTGGGTAAAGAGCTGATTCGTCTCGGTCATGCCGTGAACTGTGAGAATGAAGGATTTGGCTTGAGGGGAGAGTGGGATGAGTCCAGATCACTCCAGAAGATGCTG GATGACATGACAGGAGCAAGCTCAGAACTCAGTATGTCCTGCATCAGTTTGTCAG AAGTCGCCTCCATTTCTGGAAGTGTGGATGACACTATTGATGAGGAATTCAACTGA